Proteins from a genomic interval of Rhodopseudomonas julia:
- a CDS encoding ATP-binding protein, producing the protein MMQRIWTGAPSLQRRLSLGLAIGVTAMWLAAAVAAGLVIREELDEAYDSALQETAQRLLPLAVLDIVERSAGAGGRRVTPIGEHKEFLTYLVRDSKGRILMQSHDAVPADFPDTPAHGFRTTKTHRIYGEKAVSGTIIMEVAETLEHRREAAIEAAGTLFLPLLGLIPASLFGVWWFVRISIRPIRSLRGAIEARGEGDLSPIAASGLPAEIEPIADAVNRLMERLRRALEAERSFTANSAHELRTPIAAALAHTQRLIAVSKDEAVRERGRHIEAGLTRLSSLSEKLMQLARAEGAGLIAEAEQDLTTVLEHLVEEFRRAEPENARLRLTAAGSLVSHMDADAFAILLRNLIENALKHGDPEGVIEIDVSSDNVVRVVNGGAVVGTDELKRLRGRFERGATRAKGAGLGLAIAQAIAAGSGAELTLSSPATGREDGFEAKLRLPE; encoded by the coding sequence ATGATGCAGCGGATATGGACGGGTGCACCCAGCCTGCAGCGCCGCTTGAGCCTCGGTCTGGCGATCGGCGTCACGGCGATGTGGCTGGCGGCAGCGGTCGCGGCCGGCCTCGTGATCCGCGAAGAGCTGGACGAGGCCTATGACAGCGCGCTGCAGGAGACCGCGCAACGGCTGTTGCCGCTCGCCGTCCTCGATATCGTGGAAAGAAGCGCAGGGGCGGGTGGGCGCCGGGTCACGCCAATCGGCGAGCACAAGGAGTTTTTGACCTATCTCGTGCGCGATTCGAAGGGCCGGATTCTGATGCAATCGCACGATGCCGTCCCGGCCGACTTCCCCGACACGCCGGCGCACGGTTTCCGCACGACGAAGACGCATCGCATCTATGGCGAGAAGGCGGTGAGCGGCACGATCATCATGGAGGTTGCCGAAACGCTCGAGCATCGCCGCGAGGCGGCGATCGAGGCCGCGGGGACGCTGTTCCTGCCGCTCCTCGGGCTCATCCCGGCAAGTCTTTTTGGTGTGTGGTGGTTCGTGCGGATCAGCATTCGGCCGATCCGGTCTCTCCGTGGTGCGATCGAAGCGCGTGGCGAGGGCGATCTGTCGCCGATCGCGGCCTCAGGATTGCCGGCAGAGATCGAACCGATCGCCGATGCCGTGAACCGGCTGATGGAGCGGCTGCGGCGGGCGCTCGAAGCGGAGCGGAGCTTCACGGCGAACAGCGCCCATGAGCTGCGCACCCCGATTGCTGCGGCACTCGCCCACACGCAGCGGCTCATCGCCGTCAGCAAGGATGAGGCAGTGCGCGAACGCGGTCGCCACATCGAGGCGGGGCTGACGCGGCTGTCGTCCTTGTCGGAAAAGCTGATGCAGCTCGCGCGCGCCGAAGGCGCCGGGCTGATCGCCGAGGCCGAGCAGGATCTGACGACGGTTCTGGAGCATCTCGTCGAAGAATTCCGGCGCGCCGAGCCTGAAAACGCGCGCCTCCGGCTTACGGCGGCCGGCAGCCTCGTCTCGCATATGGATGCCGACGCCTTTGCGATCCTTCTGCGCAATCTGATCGAGAATGCGCTGAAGCACGGCGATCCGGAGGGGGTGATCGAGATCGATGTTTCGAGCGACAATGTCGTGCGGGTCGTCAATGGTGGCGCCGTCGTCGGCACCGACGAACTAAAGCGTCTGCGCGGGCGCTTCGAGCGCGGTGCGACGCGCGCCAAGGGCGCAGGGCTCGGCCTCGCCATCGCGCAGGCGATCGCGGCAGGTTCGGGCGCGGAGCTCACGCTTTCCTCGCCGGCGACGGGCCGCGAGGACGGGTTCGAGGCGAAGCTTCGATTGCCGGAGTAG
- a CDS encoding UbiD family decarboxylase: MTFRDLPHFRNLRDFLRHLEGAGDFRHISAPVSMVHEVTEIHRRVLQAGGPALQLDNARDAAGEPASMPVVVNLFGTVERVAAGFGVKKERLGELGEMMASLRSPQPPSGLRDAIAHLPMLKAALNTRPDTVRNAPCQAEVLRGADAKLSRLPIQTCWPGEPAPLISWPLVITRPPDNGSLNVGVYRLQVLDDTHLITRWLAHRGAAAHHRAWAKQGKDMPVAIVIGADPATILSAVMPIPETLSELDFAGLIRGERPKVVQGLTVPLPVPSEAEIVIEGYVSAEETAPEGPYGDHTGYYNAVEPFPVMRVTAITHRRDPLYLSTFTGRPPDEPSVMGEALNYLAKPLIIQQMPEISDVWLPPDACSYRLAIVSIKKRYPGQARRVMMGMWGMLPQFSYTKGIVVVDDDIDVHNGADVLWALSTRMDPSRDLVQLESTPIDYLDFASPEFGLGGKLGIDATNKIGAETHREWGTVLDMSPEVKARVDQMWPKLGLSGLDQIRSLRRTG; the protein is encoded by the coding sequence GTGACCTTTCGAGACCTGCCACATTTCCGCAATCTGCGAGACTTCCTGAGGCATCTCGAAGGCGCGGGAGACTTCCGGCACATTTCGGCGCCGGTTTCCATGGTGCACGAAGTCACGGAGATCCACCGCCGCGTCTTGCAGGCCGGCGGACCGGCGCTGCAGCTCGACAATGCGCGAGACGCGGCCGGCGAGCCGGCCTCGATGCCGGTCGTCGTCAATCTCTTCGGCACGGTCGAGCGCGTGGCAGCGGGCTTCGGCGTGAAGAAGGAGCGCCTCGGGGAGCTCGGTGAGATGATGGCGTCGCTGCGCTCGCCACAGCCGCCGAGCGGCCTGCGCGATGCGATCGCACATCTGCCGATGCTGAAGGCGGCGCTCAACACGCGCCCCGACACCGTGCGCAACGCACCCTGTCAGGCGGAAGTGCTGCGCGGAGCGGATGCAAAACTCTCCCGCCTGCCGATCCAGACCTGCTGGCCGGGCGAGCCGGCACCGCTCATCTCCTGGCCGCTCGTCATCACCCGCCCGCCCGACAACGGCTCGCTCAATGTTGGCGTCTACCGGCTGCAGGTTCTCGACGACACGCATCTCATCACCCGCTGGCTCGCGCACCGCGGTGCCGCCGCCCATCATCGGGCCTGGGCGAAACAGGGCAAAGACATGCCGGTGGCGATCGTCATCGGCGCCGATCCCGCCACCATCCTCTCGGCCGTGATGCCGATCCCCGAGACCCTGTCGGAGCTCGATTTCGCCGGTCTCATCCGAGGCGAACGACCGAAAGTGGTGCAGGGGCTGACCGTCCCCCTCCCCGTGCCTTCGGAAGCGGAGATCGTCATCGAGGGCTATGTGTCGGCCGAAGAGACGGCACCCGAGGGGCCTTACGGCGACCACACTGGCTATTACAACGCCGTCGAGCCCTTCCCGGTGATGCGCGTGACGGCGATCACCCATCGCCGCGATCCCTTGTATCTGTCGACCTTTACGGGGCGGCCGCCGGACGAGCCTTCCGTCATGGGCGAGGCTCTCAACTACCTCGCCAAGCCGCTCATCATTCAGCAGATGCCGGAAATCTCCGATGTCTGGCTGCCGCCGGACGCCTGCTCCTACCGGCTCGCCATCGTCTCCATCAAGAAGCGCTATCCGGGCCAGGCGCGCCGCGTCATGATGGGCATGTGGGGGATGCTGCCGCAATTCAGCTACACCAAGGGCATCGTCGTGGTTGACGACGACATCGACGTCCATAACGGCGCCGACGTCCTGTGGGCCCTGTCGACGCGCATGGACCCTTCACGCGACCTCGTGCAGCTGGAATCGACCCCCATCGACTATCTCGATTTCGCATCACCGGAATTCGGTCTCGGCGGCAAGCTCGGCATCGATGCGACCAACAAGATCGGCGCAGAGACTCACCGCGAATGGGGCACGGTTCTCGACATGTCGCCGGAGGTGAAGGCGCGCGTCGATCAGATGTGGCCGAAACTCGGCCTTTCGGGCCTCGACCAGATCCGGTCCTTGCGCAGGACGGGCTGA
- the ubiT gene encoding ubiquinone anaerobic biosynthesis accessory factor UbiT, producing the protein MQTSPNIVAVPAPVRLLMRPLPLLPLRLMLERLVSGLIRRRPGLFLRLDHHAEKVFLIDPTDLPFVFRLKPDPEHPTVEPLRRERAGAWDGRIAGPLGALMGMIHGTFDGDALFFSRDIIIEGDTEAVLALRNALDDAEIDLMEEAAIAFGPFRPAIEPFLRGVTPVAARITGLPLSRSDENEVFT; encoded by the coding sequence ATGCAAACTTCCCCCAATATCGTCGCAGTGCCGGCGCCCGTGCGCCTGCTCATGCGTCCTTTGCCGCTTCTGCCGTTGCGGCTCATGCTGGAAAGACTGGTTTCCGGGCTGATTCGTCGTCGCCCGGGGCTGTTTCTGCGGCTCGATCATCATGCCGAGAAGGTGTTTTTGATCGATCCGACGGACCTGCCCTTCGTCTTTCGCCTGAAGCCCGATCCGGAGCATCCGACCGTGGAGCCGCTGCGGCGTGAGCGGGCAGGCGCCTGGGATGGCCGAATCGCCGGGCCGCTCGGCGCGCTGATGGGCATGATCCACGGCACCTTCGATGGCGACGCGCTGTTCTTCTCGCGCGATATCATCATCGAGGGCGACACGGAGGCGGTGCTGGCGCTGCGCAATGCGCTCGACGACGCCGAGATCGACCTGATGGAGGAGGCGGCAATCGCCTTCGGACCGTTCCGTCCCGCGATCGAGCCGTTTCTGCGCGGTGTGACACCCGTTGCCGCCCGGATCACCGGGCTTCCCCTTTCCCGCAGCGATGAGAACGAGGTCTTTACGTGA
- the ubiU gene encoding ubiquinone anaerobic biosynthesis protein UbiU: protein MNPLELVCPAGTPAALRAAVEAGADTVYCGFRDETNARNFPGLNFSRTEMEESIDYAHRRGSKVLVAINTFPRAGAPELWRAAVDDAARFGADAVILADVGLLDYAANHQPGLRRHLSVQAAAANPDAINFYAETFGVRRVVLPRVLTVQEIAAINREIECETEVFVFGGLCVMAEGRCALSAYATGRSPNMNGACSPASHVHYKEEGSELVCGLGDFTINRVKKDAPAPYPTLCKGCFQAGDYQGHVFEDPASLDAATLITEFASAGVTALKIEGRQRSRSYTKAVVHTFRKAVEAQAKGLPIMANELKRLTEGQTTTSGAYSKTWR from the coding sequence GTGAACCCCCTTGAGCTCGTCTGCCCGGCCGGCACCCCGGCCGCGCTTCGTGCCGCCGTCGAGGCGGGCGCCGACACCGTTTATTGCGGCTTCCGCGACGAAACCAATGCGCGCAACTTCCCCGGCCTGAATTTCTCACGGACCGAGATGGAAGAATCGATCGACTACGCGCATCGGCGCGGCTCGAAGGTTCTCGTCGCCATCAATACCTTTCCCCGCGCCGGCGCGCCCGAACTCTGGCGGGCGGCCGTTGACGATGCGGCCCGGTTCGGCGCCGACGCGGTGATCCTTGCCGATGTCGGGCTGCTCGATTACGCCGCCAACCACCAGCCGGGGCTGCGCCGGCATCTTTCGGTGCAGGCGGCGGCGGCCAATCCCGACGCGATCAATTTCTATGCGGAGACCTTCGGCGTGCGGCGCGTTGTGCTGCCGCGTGTTTTGACCGTTCAGGAGATCGCCGCGATCAATCGCGAGATCGAATGCGAGACGGAGGTGTTCGTGTTCGGCGGGCTGTGCGTGATGGCGGAGGGGCGCTGCGCGCTGTCGGCCTATGCGACCGGGCGCTCGCCCAACATGAACGGCGCCTGTTCGCCGGCAAGCCACGTGCATTACAAGGAAGAGGGCAGCGAGCTCGTCTGCGGGCTTGGCGATTTCACCATCAACCGGGTGAAGAAGGACGCGCCGGCACCTTATCCGACATTGTGCAAGGGCTGCTTCCAGGCCGGCGATTATCAGGGGCATGTGTTCGAGGATCCGGCAAGCCTCGATGCGGCGACGCTGATCACCGAATTCGCCTCCGCCGGCGTGACGGCGCTCAAGATCGAGGGCCGGCAGCGCAGCCGCTCCTATACGAAGGCCGTGGTGCACACCTTCCGCAAGGCGGTGGAGGCGCAGGCGAAGGGCCTGCCGATCATGGCGAACGAACTCAAGCGGCTGACGGAGGGCCAGACGACGACCTCCGGCGCTTACAGCAAGACCTGGCGCTGA
- the ubiV gene encoding ubiquinone anaerobic biosynthesis protein UbiV translates to MAGQALLTLGPVLFNWPVEKWADFYARIADEAPVDRVCLGEVVCSKRLPFYNDVISEAVERLEAAGKEVVLSSLALITLPRERKAGAGLAKDEEHVIEVNDLTMLRYLEPGRKIAVGPLVNVYNEGTLSWLAGRGAKHVCLPPELPIASVESLAKAGAALDLDTEVWAFGRVPLAISGRCYHARIHKVSKDSCQFVCGLDADGLPVKTLDGGDFLAINGVQTLSFAYGSALGELDILTQAGVNSFRLSPHDCDMVAVAELYRQRLDRKISGDEAQANLAALLPEAEFANGFLFGDYGAEMVKKAERQVA, encoded by the coding sequence GTGGCCGGACAAGCATTGCTCACGCTCGGACCCGTCCTGTTCAACTGGCCGGTGGAGAAATGGGCGGACTTTTACGCCCGCATCGCCGACGAAGCGCCGGTCGATCGTGTCTGTCTCGGCGAAGTCGTCTGCTCCAAACGGCTGCCGTTCTACAACGACGTCATCAGCGAAGCGGTGGAGCGGCTGGAGGCGGCGGGCAAAGAGGTGGTCCTGTCGTCGCTGGCGCTCATCACGCTGCCGCGCGAGCGCAAGGCGGGCGCCGGGCTCGCCAAAGACGAGGAGCATGTGATCGAGGTCAACGACCTCACCATGCTGCGCTATCTGGAACCGGGGCGGAAGATTGCCGTCGGTCCGCTGGTCAACGTCTACAATGAGGGCACCCTGTCCTGGCTCGCCGGGCGCGGGGCCAAGCATGTCTGCCTGCCGCCGGAGCTGCCGATCGCCTCGGTGGAGAGCCTGGCGAAGGCCGGCGCGGCCCTCGATCTCGACACGGAAGTGTGGGCCTTCGGGCGCGTTCCGCTCGCCATTTCCGGGCGCTGTTATCACGCGCGCATCCATAAAGTGTCGAAGGATTCCTGCCAGTTCGTCTGTGGCCTCGATGCCGACGGGCTGCCGGTGAAGACGCTCGACGGCGGGGATTTCCTTGCCATCAACGGCGTGCAGACGCTGTCGTTCGCCTATGGCAGCGCACTCGGCGAACTCGATATCCTGACTCAGGCCGGCGTCAATTCCTTCCGCCTGTCGCCGCATGATTGCGACATGGTGGCGGTGGCGGAGCTCTATCGCCAGCGCCTCGACCGCAAGATTTCGGGAGACGAGGCGCAGGCGAATCTCGCCGCGCTGTTGCCGGAAGCGGAATTCGCCAACGGCTTCCTCTTCGGCGATTACGGTGCGGAAATGGTGAAAAAGGCCGAGCGTCAGGTCGCCTGA
- a CDS encoding HigA family addiction module antitoxin — protein MNAETDISPAREADLKEISAQDVEDILADYRSADDVTPMHPGELYRIWVMERRNLKVVDVARLAGISREMLHRILRGDAPITARTALGLAEAAKNEPEFWLRAQMVYDLWRERERRRAKSAACA, from the coding sequence ATGAATGCCGAGACAGACATCAGCCCTGCCCGAGAGGCCGATCTGAAAGAGATCTCGGCGCAGGACGTCGAGGACATTCTTGCCGATTACCGCTCTGCAGACGACGTCACCCCGATGCATCCGGGCGAACTTTACCGCATTTGGGTGATGGAGCGGCGCAATCTTAAGGTCGTTGACGTTGCCCGTCTTGCCGGCATCTCCCGCGAGATGCTGCACCGGATTCTGCGCGGCGACGCGCCGATCACGGCGCGCACGGCGCTCGGGCTTGCGGAAGCGGCAAAGAATGAGCCGGAGTTCTGGCTGCGCGCCCAGATGGTCTACGATCTCTGGCGCGAGCGCGAGCGACGCCGCGCGAAATCGGCCGCCTGTGCATAA
- a CDS encoding FAS1-like dehydratase domain-containing protein produces the protein MPPSTAAGTLDLEHLREWIGRSETVRDIVTPHLVAAFRATLDVEPGTPKPGDEAPAAIHWCLAPATVPMSGLGPDGHPSRGGFLPPVPLPRRMWAGGRLELEGPLLVGDEVERRSLVRDVVRKEGRTGELCFVTVDHEISTSRGRAIRERQDLVYREAAPKTASTSRGPEGAAAKASQEAPQSDEQKPVTADSVRLFRYSALTFNGHRIHYDRRYCIEEEGYPGLVVHGPLQATWLLHYAAELKGKLPKTFDFRGVKPFFDGIPATLNATKKDDGLSLWVAADGAPTMQATAAW, from the coding sequence ATGCCCCCATCGACTGCCGCAGGAACGCTCGATCTTGAGCATCTTCGCGAATGGATCGGTCGCAGCGAGACAGTGCGCGACATCGTCACGCCGCATCTCGTCGCCGCCTTCCGCGCCACGTTGGATGTGGAGCCCGGCACCCCGAAACCGGGCGATGAGGCTCCAGCCGCGATTCACTGGTGCCTGGCGCCGGCCACTGTGCCGATGTCCGGACTTGGTCCGGACGGACATCCAAGCCGCGGAGGCTTTCTGCCGCCTGTGCCGCTGCCGCGCCGCATGTGGGCCGGCGGTCGCCTCGAATTGGAAGGTCCGCTTCTCGTCGGCGACGAGGTCGAGCGCCGCTCGCTCGTGCGCGACGTCGTGCGCAAAGAAGGCCGCACCGGCGAACTCTGTTTCGTCACGGTCGACCACGAGATCTCGACAAGCCGCGGGCGCGCCATCCGCGAGCGCCAGGATCTCGTATATCGCGAGGCCGCCCCGAAGACTGCCTCGACTTCACGTGGCCCCGAGGGGGCTGCGGCAAAGGCCTCGCAAGAGGCTCCGCAATCGGACGAGCAAAAGCCGGTCACCGCGGATTCTGTGCGCCTCTTCCGCTATTCGGCGCTCACCTTCAACGGCCACCGCATCCATTACGATCGCCGCTATTGCATCGAAGAGGAAGGCTATCCGGGCCTCGTCGTGCACGGTCCCCTGCAGGCGACCTGGCTTCTGCATTACGCCGCCGAGCTCAAAGGAAAGCTCCCGAAAACCTTCGATTTCCGCGGTGTCAAGCCGTTCTTCGACGGCATTCCGGCGACCCTCAACGCCACGAAAAAGGACGACGGCCTTTCCCTCTGGGTCGCCGCAGACGGCGCCCCCACCATGCAGGCCACCGCCGCCTGGTAG
- a CDS encoding GntR family transcriptional regulator, which yields MLTRIVSDVASATPLRARLTERLREAIASGELPPGTPLRERHLCQTLGISRTSLREALRALESEGLAVSVPHKGAIVAPCGRKEAEDIYATRAVLEGLVAAQFADKASKRARVELRHIVEELADIEPPLDGPGFFEISGRFCAIIMEGAGNQLAGSALRSIYLRQRQLRAAGVGGERYIEECRSGMVEISAAIGRRDAIAAEAACHRHCASLLKIALSCLAEKSGSRHVSSENSRTLSTSDACQASLPADHSDVDEVV from the coding sequence ATGCTGACGAGAATCGTCTCCGACGTCGCCTCCGCGACGCCGCTGCGCGCGCGGCTGACGGAGCGGTTGCGTGAGGCCATCGCCTCGGGCGAGCTTCCTCCGGGCACGCCCTTGCGCGAGCGCCATCTCTGCCAGACCCTCGGGATCAGCCGAACCTCGCTGCGCGAGGCCCTGCGCGCGCTCGAGAGCGAGGGGCTCGCCGTCTCGGTGCCGCACAAGGGGGCGATCGTCGCGCCCTGCGGCCGGAAGGAAGCGGAAGATATTTATGCGACCCGCGCGGTTTTGGAGGGCCTCGTTGCGGCGCAGTTCGCCGACAAGGCCAGCAAGAGGGCTCGCGTCGAACTCCGCCACATCGTCGAAGAGCTCGCCGATATCGAGCCGCCCCTCGATGGGCCGGGCTTTTTCGAAATCAGCGGCCGCTTCTGCGCGATCATCATGGAGGGAGCCGGCAATCAGCTCGCGGGCAGTGCGCTGCGGTCCATCTATCTGCGGCAGCGGCAGTTGCGCGCGGCAGGCGTGGGCGGCGAACGCTATATCGAGGAATGCCGGAGCGGGATGGTGGAAATCTCTGCGGCGATCGGCAGACGCGACGCCATTGCGGCGGAGGCTGCCTGCCACCGCCATTGCGCGAGCCTTCTCAAGATCGCGCTTTCCTGTCTCGCGGAGAAGAGCGGCAGTCGTCACGTCTCGTCTGAGAATTCGAGAACGCTTTCAACAAGCGATGCCTGCCAGGCAAGCCTGCCGGCGGATCATTCGGATGTCGATGAAGTCGTCTGA
- a CDS encoding tetratricopeptide repeat protein has product MGKASSLRSWLAAGALALAVAGCQSLGNNGLSNMSVDPDTGSEANIGSLTSVIERNPRDPAAYNVRGAAYGKAGEYKRALDDFNTALQLDPNFAPAYANRGLIHRLRGDTQEAFNDYSRAIQADPNYATAYVGRGTIYRQQGRLNEALSDYSTAVRLDPTDPQAFHNQGLAYQASGNHTAAIEAFTKAIGLSPLASEPFNGRGQSYMAIGDYKTALDDFDEAVKRDRNSYIAWTNQGQALEALGDRKKAFNSFARASTLNPRYQPAKEGMHRTSST; this is encoded by the coding sequence ATGGGGAAAGCATCCTCTTTGCGTTCTTGGCTGGCCGCCGGTGCTCTTGCACTGGCCGTGGCCGGCTGTCAGTCGCTCGGCAATAACGGGCTGTCGAACATGTCGGTCGATCCCGATACGGGGTCGGAAGCCAATATCGGATCGCTGACTTCGGTCATCGAGCGCAATCCGCGCGATCCGGCGGCTTACAATGTGCGCGGCGCAGCGTACGGCAAGGCGGGCGAATACAAGCGGGCGTTGGACGACTTCAACACCGCTTTGCAGCTCGATCCGAATTTTGCGCCGGCCTATGCCAATCGGGGTCTGATTCACCGCCTGCGCGGCGACACCCAAGAGGCATTCAACGATTACAGCCGGGCGATTCAAGCCGACCCGAATTATGCCACGGCCTATGTCGGACGCGGCACGATCTATCGCCAGCAGGGTCGCCTCAACGAGGCTCTGTCGGATTACAGCACGGCCGTGCGCCTCGATCCGACGGACCCCCAGGCCTTCCACAATCAAGGCCTCGCCTATCAGGCATCGGGCAACCACACGGCGGCGATCGAAGCCTTCACCAAGGCGATCGGCCTCTCGCCTCTCGCCTCCGAGCCCTTCAACGGCCGCGGTCAGAGCTATATGGCCATCGGTGATTACAAAACGGCGCTCGACGATTTCGATGAAGCCGTGAAGCGCGACCGCAATTCTTATATCGCCTGGACGAATCAGGGTCAGGCGTTGGAAGCCCTCGGCGACCGCAAGAAGGCGTTCAACTCTTTCGCCCGCGCATCGACCCTCAATCCGCGCTATCAGCCCGCCAAAGAGGGTATGCACCGCACCAGCTCGACCTGA
- the rpsU gene encoding 30S ribosomal protein S21 produces MLPPRVSVASERDERNGINVQVVVRDNNVDQALKALKKKMQREGIFREMKLRNFYEKPSEKKAREKAEAIRRARKLARKRAQREGLIPGKRRGR; encoded by the coding sequence ATACTTCCGCCGCGGGTTTCTGTGGCAAGTGAAAGAGACGAAAGGAACGGGATCAACGTGCAAGTCGTCGTCAGAGACAACAATGTCGATCAGGCGCTGAAAGCGCTGAAGAAGAAGATGCAGCGTGAAGGCATCTTCCGCGAAATGAAGCTGCGTAATTTCTACGAAAAGCCGTCAGAGAAAAAGGCGCGCGAGAAGGCCGAGGCGATCCGTCGGGCGCGCAAGCTGGCCCGCAAGCGGGCGCAGCGTGAGGGCCTTATTCCCGGCAAGCGGCGCGGCCGCTAA
- a CDS encoding tetratricopeptide repeat protein encodes MKPVAVPALFVAATLLSTGFAPSSFAQSGTPLTPPGATDAQAPGSSGGTLPSPIPPKAPGTPTVGGLGAQIPSEEIDSRQLENRIDQSLKDAGLVPDSDVDPAYGAFQRGHFLTAFAIALRQAEAGRTAAQTLLGELLSRGLGVKTDYKEAAGWYELAAKAGDREALYALGRLYLDGRGVEQDDAKAATYFQRAADLGQSVAERELAYLLLQGKGVEKKPMLAAAHLRNAARAGDSDAQYALAGLYREGVGVVGNPAEAARWYATAARNGHIASQIEYAIMLFNGEGLRKDEKTAAQWFRQAALADNPVGELRYAKLLKDGRGVEKDEVEAARWYLIARSHGLKEPFMEGWLMGLPSGIRKEADARVATWPGVPTPQPASASAGAAAANRQGPQDPEARGKMEPEPAATGSPSGSDGPGSRQPD; translated from the coding sequence ATGAAGCCAGTCGCAGTCCCTGCCCTTTTCGTGGCCGCAACGCTTCTTTCGACCGGCTTTGCGCCGTCGTCATTCGCTCAAAGCGGCACGCCGCTGACACCACCCGGCGCAACCGACGCGCAGGCACCTGGAAGCTCCGGCGGAACGCTGCCTTCGCCCATTCCACCCAAGGCCCCTGGCACCCCGACGGTTGGAGGCCTCGGCGCACAGATCCCGTCGGAAGAGATCGACAGCCGCCAGCTCGAAAACCGCATCGACCAGTCTCTGAAGGATGCCGGTCTCGTCCCCGACAGCGATGTCGATCCGGCCTATGGCGCGTTCCAGCGCGGTCATTTTCTGACAGCCTTCGCGATTGCCCTGCGGCAGGCGGAAGCCGGCAGAACGGCGGCCCAGACCCTCCTCGGCGAACTCCTGTCACGCGGTCTCGGCGTCAAGACGGACTACAAGGAAGCCGCGGGCTGGTACGAACTTGCGGCGAAGGCCGGAGACCGCGAGGCGCTCTACGCCCTCGGCCGGCTTTATCTCGACGGACGCGGTGTCGAGCAGGACGATGCCAAGGCAGCCACCTATTTCCAGCGCGCGGCGGATCTCGGACAGTCGGTCGCCGAGCGCGAGCTCGCCTATCTCCTCTTGCAGGGCAAGGGCGTTGAGAAAAAACCGATGCTTGCCGCGGCGCATTTGCGCAATGCCGCGCGCGCCGGCGACAGCGATGCGCAATACGCCTTGGCCGGCCTTTACCGCGAGGGCGTGGGCGTCGTCGGCAATCCGGCCGAAGCCGCGCGCTGGTACGCGACGGCCGCCCGCAACGGCCATATCGCCTCGCAGATCGAATACGCCATCATGCTTTTCAACGGCGAGGGCCTGCGAAAAGACGAGAAGACGGCCGCGCAATGGTTTCGTCAGGCCGCTCTTGCCGACAATCCGGTGGGCGAATTGCGCTACGCCAAGCTCCTGAAGGATGGGCGCGGCGTCGAAAAGGACGAGGTCGAAGCTGCACGCTGGTATCTCATCGCCCGCTCGCACGGCCTCAAGGAGCCGTTCATGGAAGGCTGGCTGATGGGGCTTCCCTCCGGCATCCGCAAGGAAGCCGACGCCCGGGTCGCCACGTGGCCGGGCGTGCCGACCCCGCAGCCCGCCTCCGCCTCGGCGGGTGCCGCCGCAGCAAACCGCCAAGGTCCCCAAGACCCAGAGGCACGAGGAAAAATGGAACCCGAACCGGCAGCGACCGGTTCTCCAAGCGGGAGTGACGGCCCCGGCTCCAGGCAGCCTGACTAA